The genomic stretch TATATAAACCATCAAATTATTTTCTGTGCATTCTTGTCACTCCTTCCTCATCCTTACCACCGGAACGAAGCACTGCACACAGCACTCAAGCGTTTCTCTCACCTGTTTTGCTGCTCAAAGGAGCCGACTGATGAAAAAACCGTTACTGGCCGTTCTACTCGTGGCGACGGCCGTGCTTGCAGCGTGCGGAGGAGGAGACAACTCCACTTCGACGCCGACTTCATCGACACCCGCCCCCGCGCCGTCCAAGCTGTTGACGACCATCGCCGTGCCAAATTCCACGACGCCGGCGTTCAGTTTCGATATCGGCTACACGGAAGCAGGCAGGTACTATCTGGCGGACCGAAACAACAAATCCGTCGACGTCGTCGATACGAAATCGAACACGCTGATCGCGCAAATTACGGGAGGTTTTACGGGCGCAGGCGCGAGCACGGATGCGTCCGGGCCCGACGGCATCGTCGGTGTGACGGGAACGAACACGCTGTATGTGGGCGACGTCGATTCGGTGAAAATCGTCGATACGGCCGCGATGAAAACGGTCAAGACGATTCCGATCAGTACGTCAGGTTCGCGCGTCGACGAAGGCTGTTACGATCCCGACGATCATCTCGTCATGTTCGCAAGCCCGGGTGAGACGCCGCCGTACGTCACGTTCATCTCGACGACGACGCAAGCAGTCGTATCGAAGCTGACCTTCACCGGCTCATCGGGACTGGAAGCTTGCACGTATGACGCGGCGTCGAAGAGTTTCCTCATCAACAACGACGGAACGACGGCTAATCCGACGGGCGAACTCGACGTCATCACAGCCAGTTCCGTCGCATCGGGTACGCCTGCTGTCAGCAAGGCATTTTCACTCGGCAAATGCGAGCCGTCTGGCATTGCACTCGGGCCTAACAGCGATGTGCTGATCGGCTGCGATCCGTCCGCGGGTAATCCGCTGATCACGTTGATTCTCGACCGCAACACGGGGGCCCAACTTGCGTCGATACCCTTTGGCGGAACGGACCAGGTCGCATACGATCCCGGCTCGAATCGCTATTTCCTGCCGGCGCGCCATTGGGTGACGAGCGGAACGGCGGCGGCATCGGGCTTCACACCCCAGATGGGCGTGATCGACGGCGCGACGCGCAAGCTGCTCTATACCGTCGCGGTAGGCACCGGCGCGCACTCGGTTGCAATCGACAGCGGCCTCGGCCAGGTCTATGTGCCGTTCCAGCCAGGCGCCGCCGCGTTTCCGAACGGCGGAATCTCGGTCTTCGCGACGAAGTAGTCGAGTCCTCACGTAGACGGTCTCTGCACGAGATTCCGGTCGTCGTAGTGTTCAGCCAGTGGACAAGAAATTGTGCGCTGGCTTTTTCGCTTCATCGACATATGACTGGTTGACTGTTGTGGCGTTATACCGCGCAGCGTCGGCGCGCAGTGTAGTCCGTCCGAAAGGTTGTCCAGCGACAATGGGGCAGGCATCGCTGCTCATACGCCGAGCAAGGTGTTGCAGCCGCCTTTTCCAAGTCGGTCTTTCCAACGCCTCGATTTCTGGAGCATTTGTCATGGACATGCAGCAACTGATTTCTGAATTTCTCGCGTCGGAACATGGGAGTCAGGCAACCCAGGCACTAGCCGATCAAGGTATCAATGCCGACGACGCCCAGCAGATGCTGGGACAGGTGGCCGAGACGGCGCATGCTCACGTGGAGGAGCAGGGTGCCGGCCTGCTGGGCGAGCATCCGGGCAAGAGCTTCTTTGCGGCGTTTGCCGCTGGGCTGGTCAAGGGCGATGGCGTTTTCAAATCGCTCGAAGAAGGCGGAGAAGGCGTTCTGACCGGTCGCGTGGCCGAATCGCTGGCGGCACGTATGGGCATCGATCCATCGACTGCATCGACGATCGCGGCCGCCGCTACGCCTTATGTGGTTGCGTTTCTCAAGGAAAGGCTCGGCTGAATCGTTGCG from Paraburkholderia hospita encodes the following:
- a CDS encoding YncE family protein; this translates as MKKPLLAVLLVATAVLAACGGGDNSTSTPTSSTPAPAPSKLLTTIAVPNSTTPAFSFDIGYTEAGRYYLADRNNKSVDVVDTKSNTLIAQITGGFTGAGASTDASGPDGIVGVTGTNTLYVGDVDSVKIVDTAAMKTVKTIPISTSGSRVDEGCYDPDDHLVMFASPGETPPYVTFISTTTQAVVSKLTFTGSSGLEACTYDAASKSFLINNDGTTANPTGELDVITASSVASGTPAVSKAFSLGKCEPSGIALGPNSDVLIGCDPSAGNPLITLILDRNTGAQLASIPFGGTDQVAYDPGSNRYFLPARHWVTSGTAAASGFTPQMGVIDGATRKLLYTVAVGTGAHSVAIDSGLGQVYVPFQPGAAAFPNGGISVFATK